One Miscanthus floridulus cultivar M001 chromosome 11, ASM1932011v1, whole genome shotgun sequence DNA window includes the following coding sequences:
- the LOC136493762 gene encoding acyl-CoA hydrolase 2-like — MDRDREEVTEFLGQVSLLQCLPGSSIRRIAEAVQVRNYEPGDYVAREGEPVDGLYIILDGQAEVSAPANAEEANRPDYVLNKYDYFGYGTNSSVHQGTVVALSKLTCFILPNKYGHLLQPKTIWNAEETPEHSLLEQILHLEPLEVDIFRGFTLPEAPTFRRVFGGQFIGQALSNHPRLLSRSDNYMYLTTSFYY, encoded by the exons ATGGATCGTGATCGCGAAGAAG TGACCGAGTTCCTGGGGCAGGTGTCCCTCCTCCAGTGCCTCCCGGGTTCCTCCATCCGCAGAATCGCCGAGGCCGTCCAGGTCAGGAACTACG AGCCTGGTGACTATGTCGCTCGCGAAGGTGAACCTGTTGATGGCCTTTACATCATATTGGATGGTCAG GCTGAAGTTTCTGCACCTGCGAATGCAGAAGAAGCAAACCGTCCAGACTATGTGTTAAATAAGTACGACTACTTTGGTTATG GAACTAATAGTTCTGTTCATCAAGGAACTGTTGTTGCACTATCAAAG CTGACCTGTTtcatattgcccaataaatatgGACATTTGTTACAACCAAAAACAATTTGGAATGCGGAGGAAACACCTGAACATTCTTTGCTGGAACAAATTTTGCACTTAGAACCACTAGAG GTCGATATTTTCCGTGGGTTTACTTTGCCAGAAGCTCCAACTTTTAGGCGAGTTTTTGGAGGACAATTCATTGGACAGGCACTTTCCAACCACCCTCGCTTACTTTCTAGATCTGATAACTATATGTATTTGACCACTTCCTTTTACTACTGA